A window from Thermomonas aquatica encodes these proteins:
- a CDS encoding M48 family metalloprotease, with translation MRNTHRLSLVLATALLSLGLWAADAATTATVSKPSVEVRRGPDFKTPAIATLAKDASVTIAAQQGLWFKVQTADGKTGFVRVNDVRMAYAKAETAGIGKTLFSGKAGKGRVSETASVRGLDESDLKAAAFDAEQLQLMESYRVEPAAAEKAARARHWPATEVAYAAEFRPGQAPAGPQATQAEKRQRFGIARNLLGMVKPGLADAADGGEEMIGKSEQEITEQELELGPLIAGRILGAAPLVADPAAQRRINLVGRWLASRTSRPDLPWTFGVIESDEVNAFAAPGGYVLVTRGLYQLLADDAELAAVLGHELSHVVQRDHYEVVRKQETQGALGKMGMKRVKAGGVAGSLAKDYVAKHGAAVMMTKLDRDAEFRADEAAGIYLARGGSNPLALYAVLQKMTALGTSSPKLTQLYRTHPPLDARMDRIDQRGYAGLEAYTKR, from the coding sequence ATGCGAAACACCCACCGATTGAGCCTGGTGCTGGCCACTGCCCTGCTTTCGCTCGGCCTCTGGGCCGCCGATGCGGCGACCACGGCCACCGTCTCCAAGCCCTCGGTGGAGGTGCGCCGCGGTCCCGATTTCAAGACCCCGGCGATCGCCACCCTCGCCAAGGACGCCAGCGTCACCATCGCCGCGCAGCAGGGCCTGTGGTTCAAGGTGCAGACCGCCGACGGCAAGACCGGCTTCGTCCGCGTCAACGACGTGCGCATGGCCTACGCCAAGGCCGAGACCGCCGGGATCGGCAAGACGCTGTTCTCCGGCAAGGCCGGCAAGGGCCGGGTCAGCGAAACCGCCAGCGTGCGCGGGCTGGACGAGAGCGACCTCAAGGCCGCCGCCTTCGATGCCGAGCAACTGCAGCTGATGGAGTCCTATCGGGTCGAGCCGGCGGCGGCCGAGAAGGCCGCGCGCGCGCGCCACTGGCCGGCCACCGAAGTGGCCTACGCCGCCGAATTCCGGCCGGGCCAGGCGCCGGCGGGGCCGCAGGCCACCCAGGCCGAAAAGCGCCAGCGCTTCGGCATCGCGCGCAACCTGCTGGGGATGGTCAAGCCCGGCCTGGCCGACGCCGCGGACGGCGGCGAGGAGATGATCGGCAAGTCCGAGCAGGAAATCACCGAGCAGGAACTGGAACTCGGTCCGCTGATCGCCGGCCGCATCCTCGGCGCCGCGCCGCTGGTCGCCGATCCCGCGGCGCAGCGCCGGATCAACCTGGTTGGCCGCTGGCTGGCCTCGCGCACCAGCCGTCCCGACCTGCCGTGGACCTTCGGCGTGATCGAGTCCGACGAGGTCAACGCCTTCGCCGCGCCGGGCGGCTACGTGCTGGTCACCCGCGGCCTGTACCAGCTGCTGGCGGACGATGCCGAACTCGCCGCGGTGCTGGGCCACGAACTCAGCCATGTCGTCCAGCGCGACCATTACGAGGTGGTGCGCAAGCAGGAGACGCAGGGCGCGCTCGGCAAGATGGGGATGAAGCGGGTCAAGGCCGGCGGCGTGGCCGGCAGCCTGGCCAAGGATTACGTCGCCAAGCACGGCGCAGCGGTGATGATGACCAAGCTGGACCGGGATGCGGAGTTCCGCGCCGACGAAGCCGCCGGCATCTACCTGGCGCGCGGCGGCAGCAATCCGCTGGCGCTGTACGCGGTGCTGCAGAAGATGACCGCGCTGGGCACCAGCTCGCCCAAGCTGACCCAGCTCTATCGCACCCATCCGCCGCTGGATGCGCGCATGGACCGCATCGACCAGCGCGGCTATGCCGGGCTCGAGGCCTATACCAAGCGCTGA
- the tldD gene encoding metalloprotease TldD has product MTHLAIAESRLLAPTGLDLDSLQRAFGSLLGPGIDFGDLYFQHARRENWSMEDGIVKDGAHSIEQGVGVRAISGEKTGFAYSDDLDAQALIASAHSARAIARDGREHGAQALQRSGGRQLYPALDPVDALGNEAKVAALRRVDGLLRALDPRVQQVMVSLSGAVDTVLVARSDGVLAGDVRPLVRMNVQVIVEQNGRRESGYAGFGGRHSYEQLLADDKPEKFAREALRQALVNLDAVDAPAGVMPVVLGAGWPGVLLHEAVGHGLEGDFNRKGTSTYAGRIGQRVASKGVTIVDDGTLDGRRGSLNIDDEGTPTNCTTLIEDGVLVGYMQDTLNARLMGMAPTGNGRRESFAHLVMPRMTNTYMRAGSHDPQEMIASVKKGLYAVNFGGGQVDITSGKYVFSATEAYLIEDGKVTAPVKGATLIGNGPETMQKVAMIGHDMALDDGVGVCGKDGQSVPVGVGQPSLLISELTVGGTRAG; this is encoded by the coding sequence ATGACCCATCTCGCCATCGCCGAATCGCGCCTGCTGGCGCCCACCGGACTCGACCTGGACAGCCTGCAGCGCGCCTTCGGCAGCCTGCTCGGCCCCGGCATCGATTTCGGCGACCTGTATTTCCAGCATGCGCGCCGCGAGAACTGGAGCATGGAGGACGGCATCGTCAAGGACGGCGCGCATTCGATCGAGCAGGGCGTGGGCGTGCGCGCGATCTCCGGCGAGAAGACCGGCTTCGCCTATTCCGACGACCTCGACGCGCAGGCGCTGATCGCCTCCGCGCATTCGGCGCGGGCGATCGCCCGCGATGGCCGCGAACACGGCGCACAGGCCTTGCAGCGCAGCGGCGGACGCCAGCTGTACCCGGCGCTGGATCCGGTCGATGCGCTGGGCAACGAGGCCAAGGTCGCGGCGTTGCGGCGCGTGGACGGGTTGCTGCGCGCACTGGACCCGCGCGTGCAGCAGGTGATGGTCAGCCTCAGCGGCGCGGTGGATACCGTGCTGGTCGCGCGCAGCGACGGCGTGCTGGCGGGCGACGTGCGCCCGCTGGTGCGGATGAACGTGCAGGTGATCGTCGAACAGAACGGCCGCCGCGAATCCGGTTACGCCGGTTTCGGCGGGCGTCATTCGTACGAGCAACTGCTGGCCGACGACAAGCCGGAGAAGTTCGCGCGCGAGGCCTTGCGCCAGGCGCTGGTGAACCTCGACGCCGTCGATGCGCCCGCGGGCGTGATGCCGGTGGTGCTGGGCGCGGGCTGGCCCGGCGTGCTGCTGCATGAAGCGGTCGGCCACGGCCTGGAAGGCGATTTCAATCGCAAGGGCACTTCCACGTATGCCGGCCGGATCGGCCAGCGGGTGGCATCGAAGGGCGTCACCATCGTCGACGACGGCACGCTGGACGGCCGCCGCGGTTCGCTCAACATCGACGACGAAGGCACCCCGACCAATTGCACGACGCTGATCGAGGACGGCGTGCTGGTCGGCTACATGCAGGACACGCTCAATGCGCGGCTGATGGGCATGGCGCCGACCGGCAACGGCCGCCGCGAATCGTTCGCCCACCTGGTGATGCCGCGCATGACCAATACCTACATGCGCGCCGGCAGCCACGACCCGCAGGAAATGATCGCTTCGGTGAAAAAGGGCCTGTACGCGGTGAATTTCGGCGGCGGCCAGGTCGACATCACCAGCGGCAAGTACGTGTTCAGCGCGACCGAGGCCTACCTGATCGAGGACGGCAAGGTCACCGCGCCGGTGAAGGGCGCCACGTTGATCGGCAACGGCCCGGAGACCATGCAGAAGGTGGCGATGATCGGCCACGACATGGCGCTGGACGATGGCGTCGGCGTCTGCGGCAAGGACGGGCAGTCGGTGCCGGTGGGCGTGGGCCAGCCTTCGTTGCTGATTTCGGAATTGACCGTCGGCGGAACCAGGGCTGGTTGA
- a CDS encoding CHASE2 domain-containing protein, with product MARKLVKTLQDRIDAAMASLAVWFMDAWTIVERSWRRPLSRLALRLKYAFYPLLACAALGWLGWDWTHQRSLDAAENSIFDTVIQWRPIEPRPSGKTVVVEIDDCSIDYFSNRGQGGWPWPRQRHADLLDMLDRAGVRAAGIDVLFLDALREDPDGDAVLDAMASGGDGRFVFASKRQDPAFDADAPLRASQLPGAFRNDANAQAPGPRVMVLLPYGEAMAKHSALTNVSRGQDGVLRDVPLSEDVGGGWSLPTLPLRLAMLLQRRPGSAYPAEIRVNWREHSRMPYVSAANLLEGKQVCVDKAGEKRPDLKDAVVLVGYTASGISDSKPTPVNPAMPGVEVWAEATDALLHAGGIKVPPTSFKYLLAALLVMLTTYAFWRGEPHEDVDPIFVAINIALLAAAFVGLTYFGAFLDIFASIGFVSLCFGFCRLYSGVQRGRAVGNNDYRDEYDPRRHPWLVMARLRFIANPELDAFAAVRGKREYRRLLRRQLYAGGEAVMIEGIVERKSWLHEILDDLIVLVWEGTDEAAAMALAKRELDQLFASLNDGDLPLDAHGRVMICVSAAEIDDDNDDSVRGERVRLRELLGRDLNATDEWPLTADNRVYDATRPGATIAQTGNRGDTGCETPTD from the coding sequence ATGGCGCGCAAGCTGGTCAAGACCTTGCAGGACCGCATCGACGCCGCGATGGCCTCGCTGGCGGTGTGGTTCATGGATGCGTGGACCATCGTCGAACGCAGCTGGCGGCGGCCGCTGTCGCGCCTCGCGCTGCGCCTGAAGTACGCGTTCTACCCGCTGCTGGCCTGCGCCGCGCTGGGCTGGCTGGGCTGGGACTGGACCCACCAGCGCAGCCTGGATGCGGCCGAGAACAGCATCTTCGACACCGTCATCCAGTGGCGCCCGATCGAACCCAGGCCGTCGGGCAAGACCGTGGTGGTGGAGATCGACGACTGCTCGATCGACTATTTCAGCAACCGGGGCCAGGGCGGCTGGCCATGGCCGCGACAACGCCATGCCGACCTGCTGGACATGCTGGACCGGGCGGGCGTGCGCGCCGCCGGCATCGACGTCCTGTTCCTCGACGCATTGCGCGAGGATCCCGATGGCGATGCGGTGCTGGACGCGATGGCGAGCGGCGGCGACGGGCGTTTCGTGTTCGCATCCAAGCGCCAGGATCCGGCGTTCGACGCCGATGCGCCGCTGCGCGCATCGCAACTGCCCGGCGCGTTCCGCAACGACGCGAACGCGCAAGCACCAGGCCCGCGCGTGATGGTGCTGCTGCCTTACGGCGAGGCGATGGCGAAGCATTCCGCGCTGACCAATGTCAGTCGCGGGCAGGACGGCGTCCTGCGCGACGTTCCGTTGTCCGAGGACGTGGGCGGCGGCTGGTCGCTGCCCACATTGCCGCTGCGGCTCGCGATGCTCTTGCAGCGGAGGCCCGGCTCCGCCTACCCGGCCGAGATCCGCGTCAACTGGCGCGAACACAGCCGCATGCCGTATGTCAGCGCGGCGAACCTGCTCGAAGGCAAGCAGGTCTGCGTCGACAAGGCCGGCGAGAAGCGGCCCGACCTGAAGGACGCCGTGGTGCTGGTGGGCTACACCGCTTCCGGCATCAGCGACAGCAAGCCGACCCCGGTCAACCCCGCGATGCCGGGCGTCGAAGTCTGGGCCGAGGCCACCGACGCGCTGCTGCACGCGGGCGGGATCAAGGTGCCGCCGACGTCGTTCAAGTACCTGCTGGCGGCGCTGCTGGTGATGCTGACCACCTACGCCTTCTGGCGCGGCGAACCGCACGAGGACGTGGATCCGATCTTCGTCGCGATCAACATCGCCCTGCTCGCCGCGGCCTTCGTCGGCCTGACCTACTTCGGCGCGTTCCTGGACATCTTCGCCAGCATCGGCTTCGTCAGCCTGTGCTTCGGCTTCTGCCGGCTGTACTCGGGCGTGCAGCGCGGGCGCGCGGTCGGCAACAACGACTACCGCGACGAATACGATCCGCGCAGGCATCCCTGGCTGGTGATGGCGCGGTTGCGCTTCATCGCCAATCCGGAGCTGGACGCGTTCGCCGCCGTGCGCGGCAAGCGCGAATACCGCCGCCTGCTGCGCCGCCAGCTCTACGCCGGCGGCGAGGCGGTGATGATCGAAGGCATCGTCGAACGCAAGAGCTGGCTGCACGAGATCCTCGACGACCTGATCGTGCTGGTCTGGGAAGGCACCGATGAAGCCGCCGCGATGGCTTTGGCGAAGCGCGAGCTCGACCAGCTCTTCGCATCGCTGAACGACGGCGACCTGCCGCTGGATGCGCATGGCAGGGTGATGATCTGCGTGTCCGCCGCGGAGATCGACGACGACAACGACGACAGCGTGCGCGGCGAACGCGTGCGCCTGCGCGAACTGCTCGGCCGCGACCTCAATGCCACCGATGAATGGCCGCTCACCGCCGACAACCGCGTTTACGATGCGACACGTCCGGGCGCTACCATCGCGCAGACCGGCAACAGAGGGGACACAGGATGCGAAACACCCACCGATTGA
- the yjgA gene encoding ribosome biogenesis factor YjgA translates to MRGRDDETGEFFSPSRSANRRAALDVLELGEQLVALSPAQLARLPIPDELLPHIRETQRIASYGARKRQLAFLAKQMRRQDDAALDAIRDAMSKDGDAARRETAAMHRIEALRDALLGEDGDAAMTELLDEHPDADRQKLRQLVRNAHEERKRNKPPRAYRELFRELRGLQAQDGDASNDDADDAFDDEGDEDHG, encoded by the coding sequence ATGCGAGGACGCGACGACGAAACCGGGGAATTCTTCAGCCCCAGCCGCAGCGCCAACCGGCGTGCGGCGCTGGACGTGCTGGAACTGGGCGAACAACTGGTGGCGCTGAGTCCGGCGCAGCTGGCCAGGTTGCCGATCCCCGACGAATTGCTGCCGCATATCCGCGAGACCCAGCGCATCGCCTCCTACGGCGCGCGCAAGCGCCAGCTGGCGTTCCTGGCCAAGCAGATGCGCCGGCAGGACGATGCGGCGCTGGACGCGATCCGCGACGCGATGAGCAAGGACGGCGACGCCGCGCGCAGGGAAACCGCTGCGATGCACCGCATCGAGGCGCTGCGCGACGCCCTGCTCGGCGAGGACGGCGACGCGGCGATGACCGAGCTGCTGGACGAACACCCGGACGCCGACCGCCAGAAACTGCGCCAACTGGTGCGCAACGCGCACGAGGAACGCAAGCGCAACAAGCCGCCGCGCGCCTACCGCGAATTGTTCCGCGAATTGCGCGGACTGCAGGCGCAGGACGGAGACGCATCCAACGACGATGCGGACGATGCGTTCGACGACGAAGGCGACGAAGACCACGGCTGA
- the pmbA gene encoding metalloprotease PmbA has protein sequence MDIAPVADDSHARLQRLSGVAQRLLEQARAAGASQAEVSCNEDSGLAVNVRMGEVETVEATRDRGIAVTVYFGQRKGSASTADLREDSLAATVAQACAIARFTEDDAAAGLADAELMATTQREFDGWHPWDIDAQRAIDLALASEQAGRDSDPRIGNSDGASVNTNASISVYANSHGFLGGERGTSHSIGCALIAGEGDAMQRDSWYSVALAASDLEQADAVGRKAAQRTLERLDPRQLPTGEVPVLFAAEMARSLVGHYLGAVSGGALYRKASFLLDSAGTRVFPDWFGIDELPFLARGFRSAAFDAEGVATRESPLVQGGVVQRYVLGSYSARKLGLQTTANAGGVHNLHVHANAGDLESMLRGMGRGLLVTELMGQGVNPITGDYSRGAAGFWVEGGHIAYPVDGITIAGNLKQVFAAIEAVGTDVDPRSHIRTGSILVGRMTVAGSG, from the coding sequence ATCGATATCGCCCCCGTCGCCGACGACAGCCACGCGCGCCTGCAGCGGTTGTCCGGCGTGGCCCAGCGCCTGCTCGAGCAGGCGCGCGCCGCCGGCGCCAGCCAGGCCGAAGTCAGCTGCAACGAGGACAGCGGGCTTGCGGTCAACGTGCGCATGGGCGAGGTGGAGACGGTCGAAGCCACCCGCGACCGCGGCATCGCGGTGACGGTCTATTTCGGCCAGCGCAAGGGCAGCGCCAGCACCGCCGACCTGCGCGAGGACAGCCTCGCGGCGACGGTCGCCCAAGCCTGCGCGATCGCCAGATTCACCGAGGACGATGCCGCCGCCGGGCTGGCCGATGCCGAGCTGATGGCCACCACCCAGCGCGAGTTCGACGGCTGGCATCCGTGGGACATCGATGCGCAACGTGCCATCGACCTGGCGCTGGCCAGCGAACAGGCCGGTCGCGACAGCGATCCGCGGATCGGCAATTCCGACGGCGCATCGGTCAATACCAATGCCTCGATCAGCGTGTATGCCAATTCGCACGGCTTCCTCGGCGGCGAGCGCGGCACTTCGCACAGCATCGGCTGCGCGCTGATCGCCGGCGAGGGCGATGCCATGCAACGCGACAGCTGGTACAGCGTGGCGTTGGCAGCGTCCGACCTGGAACAGGCCGATGCGGTCGGCCGCAAGGCGGCGCAGCGCACGCTGGAACGGCTCGATCCGCGGCAACTGCCGACCGGCGAGGTGCCGGTGCTGTTCGCCGCGGAGATGGCGCGTTCGCTGGTCGGGCATTACCTGGGCGCGGTGTCCGGCGGTGCGCTGTACCGCAAGGCCAGCTTCCTGCTCGACAGCGCCGGGACGCGGGTGTTCCCGGACTGGTTCGGCATCGACGAGCTGCCGTTCCTGGCGCGCGGCTTCCGTTCCGCCGCGTTCGATGCCGAAGGCGTGGCCACCCGCGAATCGCCGCTGGTGCAGGGCGGCGTTGTGCAGCGCTACGTGCTGGGCAGCTATTCCGCGCGCAAATTGGGCTTGCAGACCACCGCCAATGCCGGCGGCGTGCACAACCTGCACGTGCACGCGAATGCCGGCGACCTGGAGTCGATGCTGCGCGGCATGGGCCGCGGCCTGCTGGTCACCGAGCTGATGGGGCAGGGCGTGAACCCGATCACCGGCGATTACTCGCGCGGCGCCGCCGGCTTCTGGGTCGAGGGCGGGCACATCGCCTATCCGGTCGACGGCATCACCATCGCCGGCAACCTCAAGCAGGTGTTCGCCGCGATCGAGGCGGTCGGCACCGATGTCGACCCGCGTTCGCACATCCGCACCGGTTCGATCCTGGTCGGCAGGATGACGGTGGCCGGCAGCGGCTGA
- a CDS encoding DUF4870 domain-containing protein, translated as MNIQSLSPGLSDRQWAAGAHVAALLAALLTSWVAGVAGAIAALAVWLLVRDRYPFAAEHAREALNFNLSMLIYTGVALAITVVLVGATLLTLGIGLLVTAPAGLLLLAVYAAIAVAWLACSLIAAFKAYDGQPYRYPISIRLFK; from the coding sequence ATGAACATCCAATCCCTGTCCCCGGGCCTGAGCGACCGCCAATGGGCGGCCGGCGCGCACGTGGCGGCCCTGCTTGCGGCGCTGCTGACCAGCTGGGTCGCCGGCGTGGCCGGCGCGATCGCCGCACTGGCGGTGTGGCTGCTGGTGCGCGACCGCTATCCCTTCGCTGCCGAGCACGCCAGGGAAGCGCTCAACTTCAACCTCAGCATGCTGATCTACACCGGCGTGGCGCTGGCCATCACGGTCGTGCTGGTCGGGGCGACCTTGCTGACCCTCGGCATCGGCCTGCTGGTCACCGCCCCCGCCGGCTTGCTGCTGCTGGCCGTGTATGCGGCGATCGCCGTGGCCTGGCTGGCATGCAGCCTGATCGCGGCGTTCAAGGCCTACGACGGCCAGCCGTACCGCTATCCGATCAGCATCCGCCTGTTCAAGTAA
- a CDS encoding exodeoxyribonuclease VII small subunit, translated as MAKKSPASEATATDASPVADFEASMQSLEALVGKMEAGEMTLEESLAAYERGVGLYRRCQGALEQAELRVRLLSDPARPDEARPFDSGDDA; from the coding sequence ATGGCCAAGAAATCCCCTGCAAGCGAAGCCACCGCCACGGATGCCTCGCCAGTCGCCGACTTCGAGGCCTCGATGCAGTCGCTCGAGGCGCTGGTCGGCAAGATGGAGGCCGGCGAGATGACGCTGGAGGAATCGCTGGCCGCCTACGAACGCGGCGTCGGCCTGTATCGCCGCTGCCAGGGCGCGCTGGAACAGGCCGAACTGCGCGTGCGCCTGCTCAGCGACCCGGCCCGGCCGGACGAGGCCCGCCCCTTCGATTCCGGCGACGATGCCTGA
- a CDS encoding DUF4870 domain-containing protein produces the protein METNEATSAPSGASQEDKTLALLTHLSGIILSFIVPLVIWLTNKDKPDKGWLNDQAKEALNFQITLAIGWVAATILSVVGIGLLLMPVIWIINLIFSILAGMKANEGVAYRYPFALRLIK, from the coding sequence ATGGAAACCAACGAAGCTACCTCCGCACCGTCGGGTGCCTCGCAAGAGGACAAGACGCTCGCGCTGCTCACGCATCTGTCCGGGATCATCCTCAGCTTCATCGTGCCGCTGGTGATCTGGCTGACCAACAAGGACAAGCCGGACAAGGGCTGGTTGAACGACCAGGCCAAGGAGGCGTTGAACTTCCAGATCACCCTGGCGATCGGCTGGGTGGCCGCCACCATCCTGAGCGTGGTCGGCATCGGTCTGCTGCTGATGCCGGTGATCTGGATCATCAACCTGATTTTCAGCATCCTCGCCGGCATGAAGGCCAACGAAGGCGTGGCCTATCGCTATCCCTTCGCGCTGCGCCTGATCAAGTAA
- the tilS gene encoding tRNA lysidine(34) synthetase TilS: MPATALRKAVTRDDGRPILLGYSGGMDSGVLLHLLANDAGARRNGLRAIHVHHGLHADADAWAAHCRRECAALDVALQVVRVEVDRDAGLGPEGAARAARHRAFGESLGEGEVLALAHHRDDQAETFLLRALRGSGADGLAAMRPWRSCARGWLWRPLLGIARDELRGYAMAHGLRWIDDPGNGDPRFDRNFLRNQVMPLLHQRWPAAAQNLARSAALSAQAAGLLEREDASALSRAMHDQSALDVAALRNITAERRARVLRRWIEGLGLPPLPGRGIERIETGLLAARADAAACFDWAGARVQRWRNLLHAGRIRAALPRDWEQAWDGDAPLALPTGDRLELIGAGRFDAPLRAHARQGGERIVQPGRAHSHALKHVLQDAELPPWQRARLPLLSDRDGELLAAGDGILSARMAAWLRAHGARLHWTRVP, translated from the coding sequence ATGCCCGCGACCGCGCTGCGCAAGGCGGTGACGCGCGACGACGGCCGACCGATCCTGCTCGGCTACAGCGGCGGCATGGACTCCGGCGTGCTGCTGCACCTGCTGGCGAACGACGCCGGCGCCCGCCGCAACGGCCTGCGCGCGATCCACGTGCACCACGGCCTGCATGCCGATGCGGATGCGTGGGCCGCGCATTGCCGGCGCGAATGCGCGGCGCTCGATGTCGCGTTGCAGGTCGTGCGCGTCGAGGTCGATCGCGATGCCGGCCTCGGCCCCGAGGGCGCGGCGCGCGCGGCGCGGCATCGCGCATTCGGGGAATCATTGGGCGAAGGCGAGGTCCTCGCCCTCGCCCACCATCGCGACGACCAGGCCGAGACCTTCCTGCTGCGCGCCCTGCGCGGTTCCGGCGCGGACGGCCTGGCGGCGATGCGGCCGTGGCGCAGCTGCGCGCGGGGCTGGCTGTGGCGGCCGCTGCTCGGGATCGCCCGGGACGAGCTGCGCGGATACGCGATGGCGCACGGATTGCGCTGGATCGACGATCCCGGCAACGGCGATCCGCGCTTCGACCGCAACTTCCTCCGCAACCAGGTCATGCCGTTGCTGCACCAACGCTGGCCGGCCGCGGCGCAAAACCTCGCACGCAGCGCGGCATTGAGCGCGCAGGCGGCCGGCCTGCTGGAGCGCGAGGATGCGAGCGCCCTGTCGCGCGCGATGCACGACCAGTCCGCGTTGGATGTCGCCGCCCTGCGGAACATCACGGCTGAACGGCGCGCGCGGGTCCTGCGGCGCTGGATCGAAGGGCTGGGCCTGCCGCCGCTGCCGGGCCGCGGAATCGAACGCATCGAGACCGGATTGCTCGCCGCGCGCGCCGATGCCGCGGCCTGCTTCGACTGGGCCGGCGCGCGCGTGCAGCGCTGGCGCAACCTGCTGCATGCAGGGCGCATTCGCGCAGCGCTGCCGCGGGACTGGGAACAGGCCTGGGACGGCGATGCGCCGCTGGCGTTGCCGACCGGCGACCGGCTGGAACTGATCGGCGCCGGGCGTTTCGATGCGCCGTTGCGCGCGCATGCGCGGCAAGGCGGCGAACGCATCGTGCAGCCGGGTCGCGCGCATTCGCACGCGTTGAAGCACGTGCTGCAGGATGCGGAGCTGCCGCCGTGGCAGCGCGCGCGCCTGCCGCTGCTCTCCGACCGGGACGGCGAACTGCTGGCCGCCGGCGACGGCATCCTGTCCGCGCGGATGGCCGCATGGTTGCGGGCGCATGGCGCACGCCTGCACTGGACGCGGGTGCCGTAA
- a CDS encoding polyprenyl synthetase family protein, producing MPEATFAAWRARVEAALDHALPAPHDSPQRLHAAMRHGVLNGGKRMRPMLAYAAGTAFGADPAQLDAAAVAVELVHCYSLVHDDLPAMDDDALRRGQPTVHVAFDEATAILAGDALQALAFAALAHAPQPAGSRVAMLAELAHASGAAGMCGGQALDIDATGKAGAIGIDGLQRLHALKTGALLRASVRLGAIAAGADEASRIALDRYADALGLAFQVRDDLLDIEGDAATLGKTAGKDVAQDKATFPALLGIEASRARLAELSAVMHDALAGLAVETAALAALARKVVERDN from the coding sequence ATGCCTGAGGCCACGTTCGCGGCCTGGCGCGCGCGGGTCGAAGCCGCGCTCGACCATGCCCTGCCGGCTCCGCACGATTCCCCGCAACGCCTGCACGCGGCGATGCGCCATGGCGTGCTCAACGGCGGCAAGCGCATGCGGCCGATGCTGGCGTATGCCGCCGGCACCGCATTCGGCGCGGACCCGGCGCAGCTGGATGCCGCCGCGGTCGCGGTCGAACTCGTCCATTGCTATTCGCTGGTCCACGACGACCTGCCGGCGATGGACGACGATGCGCTGCGGCGCGGCCAGCCGACGGTGCACGTCGCCTTCGACGAAGCCACCGCGATCCTCGCCGGCGATGCGTTGCAGGCGCTGGCGTTCGCGGCGCTGGCGCATGCGCCGCAACCCGCCGGATCGCGCGTCGCGATGCTGGCCGAGCTCGCGCATGCGTCCGGCGCGGCCGGGATGTGCGGCGGGCAGGCGCTGGACATCGACGCGACCGGCAAGGCCGGCGCCATCGGCATCGACGGATTGCAGCGCCTGCACGCGCTGAAGACCGGCGCCCTGCTGCGCGCGTCGGTGCGACTGGGCGCTATCGCGGCGGGCGCGGACGAGGCAAGCCGGATCGCGCTCGACCGCTATGCCGACGCACTGGGCCTGGCGTTCCAGGTCCGCGACGACCTGCTCGACATCGAAGGCGATGCCGCCACCCTCGGCAAGACCGCGGGCAAGGACGTCGCCCAGGACAAGGCCACCTTCCCCGCGTTGCTCGGCATCGAGGCCAGCCGCGCGCGGCTGGCGGAGCTGTCGGCCGTCATGCACGATGCGCTGGCGGGCCTGGCGGTGGAGACGGCCGCGCTTGCGGCGCTCGCCCGCAAGGTGGTCGAACGCGACAACTGA